TTCTTCCAATCCGAAAGGGAGAAGCCGCCTTGCGCCATGATTCTTCCTAAAAAATGTACGGGAGATTCGTTCAAATAAACCAGGATCCCGTAGAAATAGATGACGAAGTGGATGAGAAGTCTGCCGGTCGTTCCGAGTACGTATTCGAGAGCCACAGCCAAAGCCTGGCCCAGCACTCCTCCGTTCGAAGCGAAAGAAATACCGGAAGGATTTCCGAACACGTTAAGGCTTACGGAGACCGCGAGCAAAAAGAGAGGAATCGTAAGCAATTTGCTCGTGGCATCCTGGTTCGGTTTGACCAATAAGGTTCCGCCCGTCAAAATCAACATGATTCCGGGGACATAGGCGGCGTTTCCGAATAAATACAGGATTCCCCAGGATAGATAATGTCCTGTCCGACCGAAGAGATTCGTCTGCACGCCGTTTTCGGCAATGGAGAAGGACCCTAGGGAAAGGGTCAGAAAAATTCCGATAAAAAGCAGCAGATAAGGAAGGGCAGCCTTCCCCCTTTCCCAAATCAAAGCGTTCTGGTCGAATCCTGACTTTACTTCCATACCTACTAAAAATCGGCAGTTTTTCGAGAAAGGAAAAGAGAATTCGAACCCAAAGTGCGGGGAATAGGATTGCAGTACTCAGGGATTTACAGGAGGCCCCCCAGGTTCGAGCGAAGGGGCCGGGCTCTTGGACAACTTTCCGCCAAACCCCGACCCTAAAGCATCCCTGGAGCAAGATTTTTTGGAATCTTTCTTGTTGGAGCTCCAACAAGAAAGGGAAAGAAAAATCCCTTTCCAAAAGCCCGAAATTCTGCTATGTGGTCAAAGCCGGCGGGTCGCGGGTACCACCGCACCGGCCCCCGCCCAGAGTAGGGTGGGGCCTATCGCCCCGTACTCCCGAATCCTCCGGCTCCCCTTTCGGTCTCCGGTAATTCTTCAACGGTCTCCCAATCCATGAGCCAAGTCTTCCTGAGAAGAAGTTGAGCGATCCGAACTCCGTTTTCCAAATGGTAGGCAGACTTTCCTAAATTCAATATCGGAACGAGGAGCTCCCCACGATAATCCGAGTCGATTGTTCCCGGCGAATTCGGAAGCAACAGATTGTGCTTCGTGGAAAATCCGGATCTCGGCCTGATTTCAAAATGATATCCTTCCGGAATGGCAAAAGAGAGGCCGGTCGGTACCAACCTGACTTCACCGACGGGAAGCTCCCAGACGGAATCCAGACAAGAATACAGATCGTATCCGGCGGAACCGCTCGTTTTGATTTCCGGTAGTTTTGCGCTCGGATGAAGTTTTTTAACTGGAATTTTCATGAAAAGTTCTATTAAGGATAGGAAAAAGATTCGAAAACCTTCCGGACCTTTTCCTCCTCTTTGGAATTCATTTTTGCAAAAACGGACAAATGGAGTTTAGGAAGAGCAAGGATCTTTCTGGAAAGTGAATTCAATTCTTCTAAAGTAACGGATCGAATCTCGCGCATTCTTTCCTCGAGAGTATAATATTTTCCGTAATAGATTTCCTGAAAGGCGACATTGTTCATTCGACTTTCCGTATGTTCGTATCCTATGGAAAGACTGCCTTCATGGTTCGTCTTTGCATCCTGGAGCTCCTTTGCGGTGATGCCGTTGTCCAGAAATATCCGAAGTTCCTCTAGGATCAGGGAAATGGATTCTAAAAATCTGTCTTTGGAAGAGGAGCATACGATGGAAGTGACCCCGATATCGCGATACGAAGAAGGGTAACTCGTAATATTATAGCATAGTCCCTTCTCTTCCCGGATTTTCTGAAAGAGGCGGGAAGACATTCCTCCCCCTAAGATATGGGTGAGAAGGGAAAGACGGGTTGCATCGTGAAATCCTCTGGGACAACCCTCCCCGCCCAGAATAAAATAGGTTTGTTCCGTTTCCTTATTTCCTTTTCTAAAAAAGCCGAACTCTTTCCTCGGAGTCTCGAACGAAGCGGAAGCTCCCGCTTTCGTTTTTCGGGAAAAGTATTTTTCCACCTCTCGCAAAACTACCTCCGGCTCGTAATCCCCGGAAAGGGAGATGATCATATTTTCCGAATGGTAGTATTTTTCGTAGAAGTCCCGCAAGGAAGAGGGAGTCACAGCCTTAATGCTCGCTTCGGTGCCGATGATATCTCGTCCAAGCGCATTGTCGGGAAAGAAATTATTATAATAAAAATCGTGAACTGCGTCCTCGGGAGAATCTTCGTAACCCTTCATTTCTTCCAGAACGACTTCGGCTTCCGTTCGGATATCCCGCTCCCGGAACAACGGAAGAAACATCATTTCGGATAATAACTCCAGCCCGAGTCCTAGGTCGGAAGCTGCTAAAGTCGCGTGAAAATATGTGTATTCTCTGGAAGTAGCCGCGTTGGAATAGGCCCCGACCCGTTCCCAGTCCTCAGCCTGCTGTTTCGCGGATCTTTTTTCCGTGTCTTTGAACAGCATATGTTCTAGGAAATGGCAGTATCCCGCCTCCGTTCCGGTTTCCGACCGGGACCCGACGCGAACATAAACGCCTACGGAAACGCTGGCAGAATAGGGGGCGCGTTGAAACAGAACGGTGATACCGTTTGATAATCGAATTTTATGAGTTTGTTCTTCTTTTAACGCCAATGTTAGAAAGAAGGTGTCGACCGGAGCCGACACCTAACATCCATGAATTAAACTTCGAGAGCGTCTCTACGGGAAAGATCTATTTTTCCGGTTTTGTCCACATTCAAAACCCGAACCCGAATCATTTCCCCTTCGCGAACCACGTCTTTTACGGAATTTACCCGTTTCGAATCCAACTTGGAGATATGGCAAAGACCTTCTTTGCCGGGAAGAATCTCCACAAAGGCCCCGAAATCGGTAATCCTCTTCACTTTGCCTTCGTAAATCTTACCGACCTCTACTTCCGCAAAGAAACCTTCGACCATTCCCGCCGCTTTTTCCGCGGATTCCATGCTGGATCCGGCAATGGTCACTCTTCCGTCGTCGTCTATATTGATGTCCGCACCGGAAGCCTCGATGATCGCGCGGATATTCTTACCGCCCGGACCGATCAATTCTCCGATCCTATCTTTCGGAATATGTTTGATGATGATTCTAGGCGCCTTTCTCGAAACGGATTCTGCTGCCTTGGAGATATGTTTTTCCATCACGTCCAAGATATGGAATCTGGCTTTTTGAGCCTGGGCAAAGACCGATTCCAAAACTTCGAAGGCAACTCCGGTAACCTTCAAATCCATTTGGAACGCGGTGATCCCTTTGCGGGTTCCCGCGATCTTGCAATCCATATCCCCGAAGTGGTCTTCCAACCCTGCAATGTCGGACAGAACGGCGAATCTACCCTTATCATCGGAGAATAATCCCATCGCGATTCCGGAAACGGAAGAACGGATCGGAACCCCTGCCGCCATCAGAGCCAAGGATCCGGAACAAACGGAAGCCATGGAAGAAGAACCGTTGGATTCTAATATTTCCGAAACGACCCGGATCACGTAGGGAAAATCATCCATCTTAGGAAGAACCAATTTCAAAGCTCTTTCCGCCAAATTTCCGTGACCGATCTCTCTCCTTCCCGGTCCGGAGGAACGTCTCACCTCTCCTACGGAAAACGCCGGGAAATTATAATGGAGCATGAAGTTCTTTTCCTTCTGCCCTTCTAAAGTTTCATATCTTTGGTTATCGGAAGCCGTACCGAGGGTAACCGTTCCCAAGGATTGGGTTTGTCCCCTGGTAAAGACCGCGGACCCGTGCGCTCCGGGAAGAGGACTCATCTCTACGGAAATATTCCTGATCTCGTCCAATTTGCGACCGTCAAAACGGACTCCTTCGTGCAACACCTGCTCACGAACGATCTCGTATTCCAATTCGTGAAGGAAATTCTTGATGTCCTTGATCTTTTCCGGATCGGTCACGGTGGTCTTAAAGTATTCCACAACTTCTTTGTTGACGTTCGCAACTTCCTTGGAACGGGATTGTTTGTCCGAAGTCCGATTCGCTGCGGAAAGCTTATCGAAAGAATATTCTCGGACCGTGGTCAGGAGCGCCTCGTCTTTTTGTTTGAGCTTGACTTCCTTTTTGACTACGGCAAGTTCCTTGACCCAAGCTTCCTGCAATTCCACGAATTTAGAAATGTGGGATTGCGCGAATCTTAGCGCAGAGATCATCTCTTCGTTGGACAATTCCTTCGCTTCGCCTTCGATCATTACGATATGGGTTTTCGTTCCCGCTACGATCAGGTCCAAATCGGAATTCGGGATTTCCTTGTTCGTAGGGTTGATGACCAATTCCCCGTTGATTCTACCGATCCGCGCTCCCGCGATCGGTCCGTTAAAAGGAATATTAGAAATAGATAACGCTGCAGACGCGGCGTTCAAGGCATGACCTGCTGTGGAAACTTCGTTGTCTGCAGACAGAACCTGAACTAACAGTTGCACTTCGCAAAAATATCCTTCCGGAAATAACGGACGGATCGGGCGATCGATGATGCGGGAATTCAAAACCTCGTGCTCGTACGGTTTGGACTCCCTCTTGAAATACCCCCCCGGAAAGCGGCCCACGGAATAGATTTTTTCGGAGTATTCGCAGGTAAGCGGAAAGAAATCCTGCCCTTCTTTCGGTTCGTCGGCGGCGCAAACGGTGGCGAGTAGAACAAGATTTCCGGTTTTATAAACTACGGACCCGTGAGCCTGCTTGGCCCAGTCTCCCGTTTCGAGAGTGATTGTGTCCCGGCCAAACGGGCCGGAAATTGATTTTGCCATAATGAACTCCTTTACTTGCGGAGTCCGAGAGTTTCGATCAGTTTTTTATAACGCTCTAAGTCGTTTCTTTTCAGGTATTCGAGTAGTTTTTTGCGCTTACTCACCAGCTTTAACAGCCCGGTTTTGGAATGAAAATCTTTCTTATGGCCTTTAAAATGCTCGTTTAGTCCTTTGATGCGTGCGTCTAGGAGAGCGACCTGCACTTCGGTGGATCCGGTATCGTTCTTATCTTTCGCAAATGCGGAGATAATTTGCTTCTTGGCTTCCGTAGTTATCATAGCTTGATTGTACCTTTGCCAATTTTTAGATGCCAGGGCTGGGCGTCCAAGCTAATTTTTAGGAAAGACTTTTAAATATTTATAGGATAAACTGCCAGGAAGGCCGTCCCGTTTGCACCAGGCCAAGATCTCGCCTTCGGGAGAAGTTAACAGGAATTCTTGGGCAGGAATCCATTCCAGTTTGATCTTTTTCCCATGAAATACGTCTCGAATCTCCGTTCCGGGAATTTCCAAAGTAGGAATGTCCAAAATTTCCTCCGGCGGATGAATTTTGACGGTCTTTTCTTCCAGACGGGGAAAATGGTCCGCCTGTTCCAAAGTCAATTTTCCCACTTTGGTTCGGACCAAAGATCTTAGGCTCATGGGTAAACCGCAGGCATTTCCGATGTCCATCACGAGTTTTCGGATATAGGTCCCGCCCGAAACTTTCGTCCGAAAGGACATGCCTGTCGCTCCCAATTCCTTGGTCTCAAACTCGTAAATTTTGATTTTTCGAATGCTAGGAGGTACGTCCACGCCTTCCCGGAACAATTGAGCCCTTCTCTTGCCTTGCACTTTTAAAGCGGAGATCTCCGGAGCAATTTGCTCCTCCCAATTTGAGACACTGGACAGGATTCCTTCCAGTTTCGAGCGATTCTCCGAATACCATTCCTTTACTTTCGACTCCTCCCAATCCTCTAAGACAAGACCTTCCCTATCCCCGGAATCTGTGGAAAAGCCGAATTGGACTTCGGCGAGATATTCCTTGTCCTTGTTCAGAAAGAGAGAGGAAAAGCTGGTTGAGGAGCCGATGGGAAGAACCATCAAACCCGAGGCGGCCTTGTCTAGGGTACCAGTGTGACCGACTTTTTTCAGTCCCAAGGATTTTTTGGCTTTTATGACCAAATCGGAGGAAGTCATTCCTACCGGCTTGTCCAACAGCAAAAAACCGATTTCAGTCCGGATTTGTGGGTTTTCTCGTAAGTCGAAGGGATTCATCTAAACCCTGGATATATTCTTCATCCCAAACGAAGTGAATCTTAGGCGTTACCCTCAGATTCAACTTCGTAGAAAGAGTGGCGGCAAATTTACCCGCAGCGCTATTCAAGCCTGCGAGTAATTTTTCCTTCTTCTTGTCGGTAACGATAGAAGTAACGTATACGTTCAGAAACCTAGCGTCTTCGGAAAGTTCCGAACGATGGACGGAAACCATATGAACCCGAGGATCCTTTACCTTACCCGTCAAAATCATCATGGCGACGGTCCGAACCGTCTCCGCTTCGATTTTTCTTTTACGGATCGGACTCAAAGGTACCGCCTCTTAGTCTAGCTTCCGCTTGATCACCGTTACCGTGTATGCTTCGATCGTATCCCCGACTTTAAAATCATTAAAGCCGTCCACTTGGATACCGCATTCGAAATTGTTCACGACTTCGTTTACCTCGTCCTTGAATCGTCTTAAGGATTTGAGCTTTCCGTCGAACACGATGACTCCGTCGCTGATCACGCGGATTCCCGAAGCTTTCGTAATCTTTCCCGTCGTGACCATACAACCGGCGATATTTCCGATTTTGGAAACCTTGAAGATCTCCCGGATTTCGGCGGTCCCGATGACTTCCTCGATCTTTTCGGGTTCGAGAAGCCCTTCCATGGCCATTTTGATCTCGTCTACAACCTGATAAATGATGCTGTAGTATTTGATCTGCACTCCTTCTTTTTCCGCCAAGGCGATGGTCTTCGGATTCGCTCTGACATGGAAACCTACGATGATCGCATTCGAAGCGGAAGCGAGCATTACGTCCATATCCACGATCGCGCCGGCACCGGATTGGATGACGTTCAGTTTTACGTCCGGAGTGGAGAGTTTTTCCAAAGCTTCCTTGATCGCTTCCGCAGATCCTCGAACGTCGGCCTTGATGATCACCTTGAGTTCCTTCAAAGCGCCTTGCTTGATGAACTCGTTCATATTTTCCAAAGTTACTTTCGATCCGGCGGCACCGGCGTTTCCGATCCGTTCGAACTCGATTCTGTGTTGGGAAATATTTCTGGCTTCTTTTTCGTCCTCCATCGCATCGAAGGGCGCTCCCGCATCCGGAACTCCGTCCAAGCCGGTCACCTGCACCGGAAAAGCCGGTCCGGCTTCCTTGATCAGATGGCCATAATCGTCGTACATCGCACGGACGCGACCGGAGAAGACTCCCGCTACGAAAGGATCTCCGATATGCAAGGTTCCGTTTTGGATCAAAACCGTGGCGACGGCTCCCCTACCCGGATCCAATTTCGCTTCCACGATGGTTCCCTTTGCTCTGCGTTTCGGGTTGGCCTTCAGATCCAATACTTCCGCCTGTAAAAGCACCGCTTCCAGGAGTTTGTCGATCCCGATGTTTTCCTTTGCGGAAATCTTGCAATACATCGTATCTCCGCCCCAATCTTCCGCTTGGAGACCGTGATTGGCCAATTCCTGCATGATTTTATCCGGATTGGCCGCCGGAAGATCCACTTTGTTGATGGCAACGATGATCGGAACCTTAGCGTCCTTCGCATGGGAAACAGCTTCCAAGGTTTGGGGCATGACTCCGTCATCCGCAGCGACGACCAGGATTACGATATCCGTTACTTTGGCGCCTCGGGCACGCATTGAAGTAAAGGCTTCGTGACCCGGAGTATCCAAGAAAGTGACCTCGCCTCTCGCGGTTTTCACCTGATACGCGCCGATATGCTGTGTGATTCCACCCGATTCCGTATCGATTACGGAAGACTTACGTATGGTATCCAACAGTTTCGTCTTACCATGGTCTACGTGCCCCATGATCGTAACGACTGGAGGTCTGTGGATATAATCTTCCGGATTGTCTTTTTCCTCTCCGATCAAAGTTTCTTCGTAGAGGGAAACGACTTTGACTTTGCATCCGTATTCGTCCGCAAGAATAGAAGCCGTCTCTGCATCGATGATATTATTGATCGTGACCATCATACCCATTTTCATGAGTTTTCCGATGACGTCTCCGGGCTTCAGGTTCATTTTCTTGGCGAGTTCGCCAACTTGAACATTTTCTAATATAGTAATTTCCTTAGGAACGGAAACACCGGTCGGACCTCCACCCTTCTGCTTGCGAAAGGCTTGCTTGAAGAATTTGGAATTTTCCGTGCCGAAAGACGATTCCGCTCTTCCCGACTTTTCCTTATCTCCACCGCCGCGTTTTTTATTGGAAGGGCCGAGGACTCCTCTGCCTTCTCCTCCGGGAGGACCGGCTGCACCTGGTCCGCCTCCGGGACCACCTTGACCGCCACCGGGACCGCGATAGCCGCCGCCTTGGCCTCCACCTCCGGGACCTCCACGATAACCACCACCTTGTCCGCCGCCGGGACCACGATAGCCGCCGCCTTGGCCTCCACCTCCGGGACCTCCACGATAACCACCACCTTGTCCGCCTCCGGGACCACGATAGCCGCCACCTTGGCCTCCGCCTCCGGGACCGCCACGATAACCGCCACCTTGTCCGCCTTGGCCTCCGGGACCGCGATAACCACCACCCTGTCCGCCTTGGCCGCCACCGCCACCTTGGTATCCTCCACGGTAGCCACCGCCTTGACCACCTTGGCCTCCAGGACCGCGATAGCCGCCACCCTGTCCGCCTTGGCCACCACCGCCACCTTGGTATCCTCCACGGTAGCCACCGCCAGAATGATCGGAGGAAGAATCCCGATTATTCGGGCCGGTATAGGTCTGTCTTTGGTTCGGACGGGAAACAATGATATTATTGTCTTCTTTTTGGAAAGGAGATCTACCGCCAGAGTGATCTCCTCCTGGGGAAGAAGAAGTTTTAGACGAAGGATAATCCTGTCGTTCCTGCCTCGGTTCCGAATGTTGCGGCTCTTTCGGAGAGGATGCCTGTACGTGCTGCTGGCGAGGATTCGAGGTCGCACCCGAGTTCGGATTCGAGGATTGTCTCTGGTTCACAGGAGATTCACTCGCCGTCTCCTTTCTGGTCGGAGAGGGAGAAGAGGTCTTTTCTTCTGGCTTCTTCTTGATCACCAGTTTCTTCTTCTTACCGGCGTCACCAGAACCCTGGAGCTTTTCCTTGATTGTCTTATTCTTATCTTCCATATAATTTCCTGGCCTTCTACAGGTGCCCTACGGTTCCTTACAGACTTATGGCAATCGGAGAGAGATCAGCTCTCTTCCACCCACTCCACTGATTCGGCCAAAATCTTGAGAATTTGAGTCGCCGTCGTCGGACCGATCCCAGGAAGTTTTGCCAAATCATCCTGGCTGATCTCGATTAATGCCTCTACGTCCTTGATTCCTGCGCTCCGCAAGAGCTCGATCAAGCGGGCAGACAGCCCCGGCAAATCCTCCAACGGAGTAGCGCCATCGTCTTCTTCCTCTTCCACAGGAGGACTGAACAATTTTTCCAGTCGTTCGCGGGCTTCGGGAGACGAGAACTCCTCGTTGTATTGCGCTATGGTTTTGATGTCGATCCTATATCCGGTCAGTTGCGAAGCCAACTTTACGTTTGATCCGTTGATTCCTATCGCCAAGGAAAGCTGTTCCTCCGGAACGATCACCATGGCTTCTCTACCTTGAGTATCCACTTTCACATCGAAAGGCTTAGCAGGAGAAATCGCGTTCGCGATGAATTCCGCAGGATCGTTGGAATATTGGACGATATCGATTCTTTCGTTCCCTAGTTCGCGTACTATGGACTGGATCCGGACCCCTTTCATCCCTACGCATGCGCCGACAGGATCGATGTCCCCCCGAGTCGCATGAACCACTACCTTGGTACGGATGGAAGGCTGCCTGGCCACATTCACGATCTCGACGAGCCCGTCGTAGATCTCAGGAATTTCCATTTCAAATAATTTCTTAACAAAATCAGCCGAGGCTCTGGAAAGGGTAATCACGGGAATCGGTTCCCGAGGTCTCAGTTCTACCCTTTGGATGATCGCTTTCAGCCTATCCCCGCTATGATATTTTTCTCCCGGATTCTGCTCCCTTTTGGGCATAATCCCTTCGACTTTCCCCAAGTCTACGGACATAGCGTCCTTTTTCCAGCGCTGGAAGTAACCGTGGGTCAGCTCCCCTTCCTTTGCTTTGTATTCCTCGTAAAGCAGTTCCTTTTCCATGTCCCTAAGGCGCTGGAAAACCATCTGCTTGGCTTGGCTGGAAATGATCCTGGAAAGCTCCATCGGCTTTTCTTTAAATTCTAATACTTGACCGATTTCCGCATCCGGATGAGCGGATTTGGCGTCGTCGACGGAAATTTCTAAACCGTCTTTCGGAAGAGTATCGACCACTTTGCGGGGAACCACGATGACTACGTTATCCCCGTCGTTATTGGAAGCAAATTCCACCTTGATCGGGTTTTCACTATCATCCAAACCATCCAGTCCGGACTTCTTTTTGTAGGCCGTAATCAAAGAGTCCCGTATGACTCCCATAACCGCTTCCCGGTCCAGGGACTTATCGGCGCAAAATTGTTGGATCGCCTCCAACAGGTTGCCTTCGGATTCTTTCTTCTTTACTGCCATAATCAAATACTTACGTACAAATTTCCTTTCAGTATAT
This genomic stretch from Leptospira fletcheri harbors:
- the dut gene encoding dUTP diphosphatase; translation: MKIPVKKLHPSAKLPEIKTSGSAGYDLYSCLDSVWELPVGEVRLVPTGLSFAIPEGYHFEIRPRSGFSTKHNLLLPNSPGTIDSDYRGELLVPILNLGKSAYHLENGVRIAQLLLRKTWLMDWETVEELPETERGAGGFGSTGR
- a CDS encoding M16 family metallopeptidase, with the translated sequence MALKEEQTHKIRLSNGITVLFQRAPYSASVSVGVYVRVGSRSETGTEAGYCHFLEHMLFKDTEKRSAKQQAEDWERVGAYSNAATSREYTYFHATLAASDLGLGLELLSEMMFLPLFRERDIRTEAEVVLEEMKGYEDSPEDAVHDFYYNNFFPDNALGRDIIGTEASIKAVTPSSLRDFYEKYYHSENMIISLSGDYEPEVVLREVEKYFSRKTKAGASASFETPRKEFGFFRKGNKETEQTYFILGGEGCPRGFHDATRLSLLTHILGGGMSSRLFQKIREEKGLCYNITSYPSSYRDIGVTSIVCSSSKDRFLESISLILEELRIFLDNGITAKELQDAKTNHEGSLSIGYEHTESRMNNVAFQEIYYGKYYTLEERMREIRSVTLEELNSLSRKILALPKLHLSVFAKMNSKEEEKVRKVFESFSYP
- the pnp gene encoding polyribonucleotide nucleotidyltransferase → MAKSISGPFGRDTITLETGDWAKQAHGSVVYKTGNLVLLATVCAADEPKEGQDFFPLTCEYSEKIYSVGRFPGGYFKRESKPYEHEVLNSRIIDRPIRPLFPEGYFCEVQLLVQVLSADNEVSTAGHALNAASAALSISNIPFNGPIAGARIGRINGELVINPTNKEIPNSDLDLIVAGTKTHIVMIEGEAKELSNEEMISALRFAQSHISKFVELQEAWVKELAVVKKEVKLKQKDEALLTTVREYSFDKLSAANRTSDKQSRSKEVANVNKEVVEYFKTTVTDPEKIKDIKNFLHELEYEIVREQVLHEGVRFDGRKLDEIRNISVEMSPLPGAHGSAVFTRGQTQSLGTVTLGTASDNQRYETLEGQKEKNFMLHYNFPAFSVGEVRRSSGPGRREIGHGNLAERALKLVLPKMDDFPYVIRVVSEILESNGSSSMASVCSGSLALMAAGVPIRSSVSGIAMGLFSDDKGRFAVLSDIAGLEDHFGDMDCKIAGTRKGITAFQMDLKVTGVAFEVLESVFAQAQKARFHILDVMEKHISKAAESVSRKAPRIIIKHIPKDRIGELIGPGGKNIRAIIEASGADINIDDDGRVTIAGSSMESAEKAAGMVEGFFAEVEVGKIYEGKVKRITDFGAFVEILPGKEGLCHISKLDSKRVNSVKDVVREGEMIRVRVLNVDKTGKIDLSRRDALEV
- the rpsO gene encoding 30S ribosomal protein S15, giving the protein MITTEAKKQIISAFAKDKNDTGSTEVQVALLDARIKGLNEHFKGHKKDFHSKTGLLKLVSKRKKLLEYLKRNDLERYKKLIETLGLRK
- the truB gene encoding tRNA pseudouridine(55) synthase TruB, giving the protein MNPFDLRENPQIRTEIGFLLLDKPVGMTSSDLVIKAKKSLGLKKVGHTGTLDKAASGLMVLPIGSSTSFSSLFLNKDKEYLAEVQFGFSTDSGDREGLVLEDWEESKVKEWYSENRSKLEGILSSVSNWEEQIAPEISALKVQGKRRAQLFREGVDVPPSIRKIKIYEFETKELGATGMSFRTKVSGGTYIRKLVMDIGNACGLPMSLRSLVRTKVGKLTLEQADHFPRLEEKTVKIHPPEEILDIPTLEIPGTEIRDVFHGKKIKLEWIPAQEFLLTSPEGEILAWCKRDGLPGSLSYKYLKVFPKN
- the rbfA gene encoding 30S ribosome-binding factor RbfA; amino-acid sequence: MSPIRKRKIEAETVRTVAMMILTGKVKDPRVHMVSVHRSELSEDARFLNVYVTSIVTDKKKEKLLAGLNSAAGKFAATLSTKLNLRVTPKIHFVWDEEYIQGLDESLRLTRKPTNPD
- the infB gene encoding translation initiation factor IF-2 — encoded protein: MEDKNKTIKEKLQGSGDAGKKKKLVIKKKPEEKTSSPSPTRKETASESPVNQRQSSNPNSGATSNPRQQHVQASSPKEPQHSEPRQERQDYPSSKTSSSPGGDHSGGRSPFQKEDNNIIVSRPNQRQTYTGPNNRDSSSDHSGGGYRGGYQGGGGGQGGQGGGYRGPGGQGGQGGGYRGGYQGGGGGQGGQGGGYRGPGGQGGQGGGYRGGPGGGGQGGGYRGPGGGQGGGYRGGPGGGGQGGGYRGPGGGQGGGYRGGPGGGGQGGGYRGPGGGQGGPGGGPGAAGPPGGEGRGVLGPSNKKRGGGDKEKSGRAESSFGTENSKFFKQAFRKQKGGGPTGVSVPKEITILENVQVGELAKKMNLKPGDVIGKLMKMGMMVTINNIIDAETASILADEYGCKVKVVSLYEETLIGEEKDNPEDYIHRPPVVTIMGHVDHGKTKLLDTIRKSSVIDTESGGITQHIGAYQVKTARGEVTFLDTPGHEAFTSMRARGAKVTDIVILVVAADDGVMPQTLEAVSHAKDAKVPIIVAINKVDLPAANPDKIMQELANHGLQAEDWGGDTMYCKISAKENIGIDKLLEAVLLQAEVLDLKANPKRRAKGTIVEAKLDPGRGAVATVLIQNGTLHIGDPFVAGVFSGRVRAMYDDYGHLIKEAGPAFPVQVTGLDGVPDAGAPFDAMEDEKEARNISQHRIEFERIGNAGAAGSKVTLENMNEFIKQGALKELKVIIKADVRGSAEAIKEALEKLSTPDVKLNVIQSGAGAIVDMDVMLASASNAIIVGFHVRANPKTIALAEKEGVQIKYYSIIYQVVDEIKMAMEGLLEPEKIEEVIGTAEIREIFKVSKIGNIAGCMVTTGKITKASGIRVISDGVIVFDGKLKSLRRFKDEVNEVVNNFECGIQVDGFNDFKVGDTIEAYTVTVIKRKLD
- the nusA gene encoding transcription termination factor NusA; amino-acid sequence: MAVKKKESEGNLLEAIQQFCADKSLDREAVMGVIRDSLITAYKKKSGLDGLDDSENPIKVEFASNNDGDNVVIVVPRKVVDTLPKDGLEISVDDAKSAHPDAEIGQVLEFKEKPMELSRIISSQAKQMVFQRLRDMEKELLYEEYKAKEGELTHGYFQRWKKDAMSVDLGKVEGIMPKREQNPGEKYHSGDRLKAIIQRVELRPREPIPVITLSRASADFVKKLFEMEIPEIYDGLVEIVNVARQPSIRTKVVVHATRGDIDPVGACVGMKGVRIQSIVRELGNERIDIVQYSNDPAEFIANAISPAKPFDVKVDTQGREAMVIVPEEQLSLAIGINGSNVKLASQLTGYRIDIKTIAQYNEEFSSPEARERLEKLFSPPVEEEEDDGATPLEDLPGLSARLIELLRSAGIKDVEALIEISQDDLAKLPGIGPTTATQILKILAESVEWVEES